A window of Ptychodera flava strain L36383 chromosome 1, AS_Pfla_20210202, whole genome shotgun sequence contains these coding sequences:
- the LOC139138660 gene encoding cytochrome P450 20A1-like, translating into MKKRHPEEGNLQDIAEAGGFADFLFKLHAKYGHVASFWYGKRYYVSLASPEAWKDHIKVFDRPVELFEFLRPLIGDNSLQTTNGNEARSRRNIYDVSFQHDALQNYYKYVQVMANDVAEKLSSVRPGEHITLQQYMSLFVSKVFGRAFYGAYFEDEQKVTELYRNYETTLGVFNQKMSDSCPANDEKFNAGMFHFILYA; encoded by the exons ATGAAGAAACGACACCCCGA GGAGGGCAATTTACAAGACATTGCAGAAGCAGGTGGTTTTGCCGACTTTCTGTTCAAGTTACACGCCAAGTATGGCCATGTTGCGTCATTCTGGTATGGCAAGCGTTATTACGTCAGCCTGGCGTCACCTGAAGCCTGGAAGGATCATATCAAGGTTTTTGACAGACCAG TTGAACTGTTCGAGTTCCTGAGGCCACTAATTGGTGATAACAGTCTCCAGACCACCAACGGTAATGAAGCCAGAAGCCGACGGAATATATATGATGTTTCATTCCAACATGACGCCCTACAGAATTATTACAAATATGTTCAAGTG ATGGCTAATGACGTAGCAGAGAAGCTGTCTTCTGTTCGTCCCGGAGAACACATTACACTGCAGCAATACATGTCATTGTTTGTGAGCAAGGTCTTTGGAAGGGCTTTTTACGGGGCCTACTTCGAAGACGAACAGAAGGTCACTGAACTATACCGCAATTACGAAACG ACCCTAGGGGTGTTTAACCAGAAGATGAGTGATAGCTGCCCTGCGAATGATGAAAAATTCAATGCCGGTATGTTTCATTTCATACTTTACGCTTAA